Proteins encoded together in one Janthinobacterium tructae window:
- a CDS encoding acyl-CoA synthetase → MTPDFNTGLDKNSANYAALTPLDYIARAAAVYGNRLAIAHGAVRQTWRETYARTRRLASGLIKLGVGTGDTVAVMLPNTPAMVEASFGVPMAGAVLNALNIRLDLAALTFMLRHGHAKVLLADTEFAGLARQMAAQIPGLRVIQVNDVLGPEVEAFSDLDYESLLASGDPDYDWQPPADEWDAIALNYTSGTTGDPKGVVYHHRGAALNALSNILEWDMPKHAVYLWTLPMFHCNGWCFPWTIAARAGVNVCLRKFEPKLVFDLMRELRITHYCAAPIVHAALANAPANWREGIDWTVRGMVAGAPPPAAMVAKIEAMGFDLIHSYGLTEVYGPAAICAEQDEWAALSQEERAVLKSRQGVRYHLQSAVAVIDPETMQHVAADGEQIGEIMFRGNICMKGYLKNERATQEAFAGGWFHTGDLGVMYPDGYIKLKDRSKDIIISGGENISSVEVEDALYHHPQVLAAAVIAQPDEKWGETPCAFVELREGASVTEAELIAFCKNNLAGFKVPKAIYFGPLPRTSTGKIQKFELRKRMQSDKAIDV, encoded by the coding sequence AGCGGCAGTATATGGCAATCGCCTGGCAATTGCACATGGCGCCGTGCGGCAGACCTGGCGCGAAACCTATGCGCGTACGCGCCGCCTGGCCTCCGGCCTCATCAAGCTGGGCGTGGGCACGGGCGACACGGTGGCCGTGATGCTGCCGAACACGCCCGCCATGGTGGAAGCGAGTTTTGGCGTGCCCATGGCCGGCGCCGTCCTCAACGCCCTGAATATCCGCCTCGACCTGGCGGCGCTGACCTTCATGCTGCGCCATGGCCACGCAAAAGTCTTGCTGGCCGACACGGAATTTGCCGGGCTGGCACGCCAGATGGCGGCGCAGATTCCGGGCCTGCGCGTGATCCAGGTCAATGACGTGCTGGGACCGGAAGTCGAGGCCTTTTCCGACCTCGACTACGAAAGCTTGCTGGCCAGTGGCGACCCCGATTACGACTGGCAGCCGCCTGCCGACGAGTGGGACGCCATCGCCCTCAACTACACGTCCGGCACCACGGGGGACCCGAAAGGCGTGGTCTACCACCACCGCGGCGCGGCCCTGAATGCCCTGTCGAATATCTTAGAGTGGGACATGCCCAAGCATGCCGTGTATTTATGGACATTGCCGATGTTCCACTGCAATGGCTGGTGCTTCCCGTGGACCATTGCCGCGCGCGCCGGCGTCAACGTGTGTCTGCGCAAGTTCGAACCGAAACTGGTGTTCGACCTGATGCGCGAATTGCGCATCACCCACTATTGCGCGGCACCCATCGTGCACGCAGCCCTGGCCAACGCGCCCGCCAACTGGCGCGAGGGAATCGACTGGACCGTGCGCGGCATGGTAGCCGGCGCGCCGCCGCCGGCCGCCATGGTGGCGAAGATCGAAGCCATGGGCTTTGACTTGATCCACTCGTATGGCTTGACGGAAGTGTACGGCCCCGCCGCCATCTGCGCCGAGCAGGACGAGTGGGCGGCCTTGAGCCAGGAAGAGCGCGCCGTATTAAAGTCGCGCCAGGGCGTGCGCTACCACTTGCAAAGCGCCGTCGCCGTGATCGACCCGGAAACCATGCAGCATGTGGCGGCCGATGGCGAACAGATCGGCGAGATCATGTTCCGAGGCAACATCTGCATGAAGGGTTACCTGAAGAATGAAAGGGCGACGCAGGAAGCCTTCGCCGGTGGCTGGTTCCACACGGGCGACCTTGGCGTGATGTATCCGGACGGCTATATCAAGCTGAAGGACCGCAGCAAGGACATCATCATTTCCGGTGGCGAGAATATTTCCAGCGTGGAAGTGGAAGACGCGCTGTACCACCACCCGCAAGTGCTGGCCGCCGCCGTCATCGCCCAGCCGGACGAAAAATGGGGCGAGACGCCATGCGCCTTCGTCGAACTGCGCGAAGGTGCCAGCGTGACGGAAGCGGAATTGATCGCCTTCTGCAAGAACAACCTGGCCGGTTTCAAGGTGCCGAAAGCCATTTATTTCGGCCCCCTGCCCCGCACGTCCACCGGCAAGATCCAGAAGTTCGAATTGCGCAAGCGCATGCAGTCGGACAAGGCCATCGACGTCTGA